One part of the Roseomonas gilardii genome encodes these proteins:
- a CDS encoding lytic transglycosylase domain-containing protein, giving the protein MAKRALSLLPLLLLLSACGPPAYTSRFVWDGRRGYDGNGDYGYDTAAAGASRAEARGYLSHAARSYRAPGPEGDPWGPHVHEAASRFAIPERWIREVMRQESAGNPTATSRVGAMGLMQVMPATYDILRSRYGLGSDPYEPRSNIMAGAAYIREMSDQFGAPAFLAAYNAGPQRLSDYLAGYSELPGETVNYLARIAPRLGNEVAMTGPLAGFATGSGTAYAYNDPANRAYDGGGLVTASAPTGGYTGTGGAAYAARPPATPAAAPGATRLAGARHPATGAYTPTYAPPAYAAEDPANRAYEGGGLVADGGAYADDPANRAFDGGGLVTSLSPTGNRTGEGGGNPVIPAAYAAREPAYAAPPPAPARGAPPSWTGSAQAAEAPPAQRPAPGTLALPARYGGAAPVAMAGGGGGWGIQVGAFPDPAISRAALSVARSRTNGLLAGAQDSITPVSHGGTLYRARLTGISAESAGNACQRLQGSGMPCFTVPPGS; this is encoded by the coding sequence AACGGCGACTATGGCTACGACACCGCCGCGGCCGGCGCCTCCCGCGCCGAGGCCCGCGGCTACCTCTCCCACGCCGCGCGCTCCTACCGCGCGCCCGGCCCGGAGGGCGATCCCTGGGGTCCGCATGTCCACGAGGCCGCCAGCCGCTTCGCGATCCCGGAACGCTGGATCCGCGAGGTCATGCGCCAGGAATCCGCCGGCAACCCCACCGCCACCAGCCGTGTCGGCGCCATGGGGCTGATGCAGGTGATGCCCGCCACCTACGACATCCTGCGCTCACGCTACGGCCTGGGCTCCGATCCCTATGAGCCGCGCAGCAACATCATGGCCGGCGCCGCCTATATCCGGGAGATGTCGGACCAGTTCGGCGCCCCGGCCTTCCTCGCAGCCTACAATGCGGGGCCACAGCGCCTTTCCGACTATCTGGCGGGCTATTCCGAGCTGCCGGGGGAGACGGTGAACTACCTCGCCCGCATCGCCCCGCGCCTGGGCAACGAGGTCGCCATGACCGGCCCGCTCGCCGGCTTCGCCACCGGCTCGGGCACGGCCTATGCCTATAACGACCCGGCCAACCGCGCCTATGACGGCGGCGGCCTCGTCACCGCCTCCGCGCCCACCGGCGGCTACACGGGCACGGGCGGCGCCGCTTATGCCGCCCGCCCGCCCGCCACTCCGGCGGCCGCCCCGGGGGCCACCCGCCTGGCCGGCGCCCGCCACCCCGCCACGGGCGCCTATACGCCCACCTATGCGCCGCCCGCCTATGCGGCGGAGGACCCCGCCAACCGCGCCTATGAGGGCGGCGGGCTGGTCGCGGATGGCGGCGCCTATGCCGACGACCCGGCCAACCGCGCCTTCGACGGCGGCGGCCTCGTCACCAGCCTGAGCCCGACCGGCAACCGCACCGGCGAAGGGGGTGGCAACCCGGTGATCCCGGCCGCCTATGCGGCCCGGGAGCCCGCCTACGCCGCCCCGCCCCCCGCACCGGCCCGTGGCGCCCCGCCGTCCTGGACCGGCAGTGCCCAGGCCGCCGAGGCTCCGCCGGCGCAGCGCCCGGCACCCGGCACCCTGGCCCTCCCGGCCCGCTATGGCGGCGCCGCGCCGGTTGCCATGGCCGGAGGAGGGGGCGGCTGGGGCATCCAGGTCGGCGCCTTCCCCGACCCGGCCATCTCCCGCGCCGCCCTTTCCGTCGCCCGCTCGCGCACCAACGGCCTGCTCGCCGGCGCGCAGGACAGCATCACCCCGGTCAGCCATGGCGGCACGCTCTACCGCGCCCGCCTGACCGGAATTTCCGCCGAAAGCGCCGGCAACGCCTGCCAGCGCCTCCAGGGCAGCGGCATGCCCTGCTTCACCGTCCCGCCGGGCTCCTGA
- the lysA gene encoding diaminopimelate decarboxylase, whose amino-acid sequence MASPAPLAPQTPDPSFAELLAQRPQLTAHAQDGLCLEDVPLAAIAAKVGSPTWVYSANTLRRRARALREALAGAGLDASIHYAMKANDNLAVLRLLGAEGLGTDVVSGGELHVSEAAGIGAARSVFSGVGKTEAEIRTALAAGIFQINAESAEEVEMLSAIAASMGLLAPVAIRVNPDVDARTHAKITTGKAENKFGVALDDAAALYARMASLPGIRPIGIAVHIGSQITEGMSAYRAAYAKVAELVTALRNRGLPVERVDCGGGLGIPYRDETAPLPEALAGAIASTLGPLGLPVMIEPGRWIAGPAGVLLSRVVLVKRGATRRFVVLDAGMNDLMRPAMYEAWHGILPVAPQSFHAPLSPADVVGPVCETGDTFSRGRGLPELAAGDLVAFLDAGAYGASMSSTYNARPLAAEVLVDGARWALVRERQSLDDLLAHQRLPEWMG is encoded by the coding sequence ATGGCTTCCCCCGCTCCCCTGGCCCCGCAGACGCCGGACCCGTCCTTCGCCGAACTGCTGGCGCAGCGGCCGCAGCTCACCGCCCATGCGCAGGATGGCCTTTGCCTGGAGGATGTTCCGCTCGCCGCCATCGCGGCCAAGGTCGGCAGCCCGACCTGGGTCTATTCCGCCAACACCCTGCGCCGCCGCGCCCGCGCGCTGCGCGAGGCCCTGGCCGGGGCGGGGCTCGACGCCTCGATCCACTACGCCATGAAGGCCAATGACAACCTCGCCGTGCTGCGCCTGCTGGGCGCGGAGGGCCTGGGCACCGACGTGGTCAGCGGCGGGGAGCTGCACGTCTCCGAGGCCGCCGGCATCGGCGCCGCCCGCAGCGTCTTCTCCGGCGTCGGCAAGACCGAGGCCGAGATCCGCACCGCGCTGGCCGCCGGCATCTTCCAGATCAACGCCGAGAGCGCGGAGGAGGTGGAGATGCTCTCCGCCATCGCCGCCTCGATGGGCCTCCTGGCCCCGGTGGCGATCCGCGTGAACCCGGACGTGGATGCCCGCACCCACGCCAAGATCACCACCGGCAAGGCGGAGAACAAGTTCGGCGTGGCGCTGGACGACGCCGCCGCCCTCTATGCCCGCATGGCCTCGCTGCCCGGCATCCGCCCGATCGGCATCGCCGTGCATATCGGCTCGCAGATCACCGAGGGCATGTCCGCCTACCGCGCCGCCTATGCCAAGGTGGCCGAGCTCGTCACCGCGCTGCGCAACCGCGGCCTGCCGGTGGAGCGGGTGGATTGCGGCGGCGGCCTCGGCATCCCCTATCGCGACGAGACCGCGCCGCTGCCCGAGGCCCTGGCCGGCGCCATCGCCAGCACGCTCGGCCCCCTCGGCCTGCCGGTGATGATCGAGCCCGGCCGCTGGATCGCCGGCCCGGCCGGGGTGCTGCTCTCCCGTGTGGTGCTGGTCAAGCGCGGCGCCACCCGCCGCTTCGTGGTGCTGGATGCGGGGATGAACGACCTGATGCGCCCTGCCATGTACGAGGCCTGGCACGGCATCCTCCCCGTCGCGCCGCAGTCCTTCCACGCCCCGCTCTCGCCCGCCGACGTGGTCGGCCCGGTCTGCGAGACCGGTGACACTTTCTCACGCGGCAGGGGCTTGCCCGAACTCGCCGCGGGCGATCTCGTGGCCTTCCTGGATGCCGGTGCCTACGGGGCCTCGATGTCCTCCACCTACAACGCGCGCCCCCTCGCCGCCGAGGTGCTGGTGGACGGGGCGCGCTGGGCCCTGGTGCGCGAACGCCAGAGCCTCGACGACCTGCTGGCCCACCAGCGTCTGCCGGAGTGGATGGGATGA